A genomic stretch from Hemicordylus capensis ecotype Gifberg chromosome 1, rHemCap1.1.pri, whole genome shotgun sequence includes:
- the LOC128340229 gene encoding maestro heat-like repeat-containing protein family member 1 isoform X2, whose translation MLRGFLSEAPTTQHLLSLLEHINIWILSRNAQERARASKQCASLLRFSVMMPDCDNSAELPSLGHHVAKLGICIMDCRRDVSRYAREGIYRLLEVLLNHKGQSSRDAGELWSRRWQEEERILAYLNTARVGEVFREIFNKDQERSFLRTTIWAINHPLHRVKEAGLILLYSLLGKADALMGYEEEEIRRKIWRRLRQIKESKGLPEEIEGILKNQGDLLMDLGCAAKPTTLP comes from the exons atgctgaggggttttttgtcAGAGGCCCCAACCACACAGCATCTCTTGTCCCTCCTGGAG CACATCAACATCTGGATCCTCTCCAGGAATGCCCAGGAGAGAGCACGAGCCAGCAAACAATGCGCCAGCTTGCTCCGCTTTAGTGTCATGATGCCTGATTGTGAT AACTCTGCAGAACTCCCCAGTTTGGGCCACCATGTGGCGAAACTTGGAATCTGCATAATGGATTGCAGGAGGGATGTCAGCCGatacgccagggagggaatctaccGGCTCCTAGAGGTGCTTCTCAACCACAAAG GCCAGAGCAGCAGAGACGCTGGGGAGCTGTGGAGCCGGagatggcaggaggaggaaagaattCTGGCCTATCTGAACACCgccagagttggggag GTTTTTAGGGAGATCTTTAATAAAGATCAGGAAAGATCCTTCCTGAGGACCACGATTTGGGCCATTAATCATCCCCTCCACAGGGTTAAGGAGGCTGGACTGATCCTGCTGTACTCCCTCCTGGGCAAGGCCGATGCACTGATGGGGTATGAG GAGGAGGAAATCCGGAGGAAAATCTGGCGTCGTCTCCGCCAAATCAAAGAAAGCAAAGGGCTGCCTGAAGAAATCGAAGGTATCTTAAAAAACCAAG GTGACTTACTGATGGACCTTGGCTGTGCCGCTAAGCCGACTACCCTCCCATGa
- the LOC128340229 gene encoding uncharacterized protein LOC128340229 isoform X1, producing the protein MLRGFLSEAPTTQHLLSLLEHINIWILSRNAQERARASKQCASLLRFSVMMPDCDNSAELPSLGHHVAKLGICIMDCRRDVSRYAREGIYRLLEVLLNHKGQSSRDAGELWSRRWQEEERILAYLNTARVGEVFREIFNKDQERSFLRTTIWAINHPLHRVKEAGLILLYSLLGKADALMGYEEEEIRRKIWRRLRQIKESKGLPEEIEGILKNQVQLIQRKVKWQLHLGRSIWIFQLPYKL; encoded by the exons atgctgaggggttttttgtcAGAGGCCCCAACCACACAGCATCTCTTGTCCCTCCTGGAG CACATCAACATCTGGATCCTCTCCAGGAATGCCCAGGAGAGAGCACGAGCCAGCAAACAATGCGCCAGCTTGCTCCGCTTTAGTGTCATGATGCCTGATTGTGAT AACTCTGCAGAACTCCCCAGTTTGGGCCACCATGTGGCGAAACTTGGAATCTGCATAATGGATTGCAGGAGGGATGTCAGCCGatacgccagggagggaatctaccGGCTCCTAGAGGTGCTTCTCAACCACAAAG GCCAGAGCAGCAGAGACGCTGGGGAGCTGTGGAGCCGGagatggcaggaggaggaaagaattCTGGCCTATCTGAACACCgccagagttggggag GTTTTTAGGGAGATCTTTAATAAAGATCAGGAAAGATCCTTCCTGAGGACCACGATTTGGGCCATTAATCATCCCCTCCACAGGGTTAAGGAGGCTGGACTGATCCTGCTGTACTCCCTCCTGGGCAAGGCCGATGCACTGATGGGGTATGAG GAGGAGGAAATCCGGAGGAAAATCTGGCGTCGTCTCCGCCAAATCAAAGAAAGCAAAGGGCTGCCTGAAGAAATCGAAGGTATCTTAAAAAACCAAG tGCAGTTGATACAGAGAAAGGTGAAATGGCAGCTCCATCTGGGGAGAAGTATATGGATATTTCAGTTGCCATACAAACTTTAA
- the LOC128333511 gene encoding uncharacterized protein LOC128333511: MADHPKSWHFIACCRKPKEQQEPEQQGGVGISTPPAPPRAKWYHLCRRREAVALKNGRDAHKDRQSSRGLENLSGVSGMHCSLDSSDQSQLQNLELVEEVMVDRSTQTVWEDQSETERQSSRADWNQSGVSSMHCSLVSDQSQLEDHKLDEELTVGSPKERVSRWENMGYMDSQSSRAVWNQSGDSVVSSMYCSLFSSSSYHSEVEDWKVDEDLMEIIHRHMEDREERASNQDEDVHFLAVLCACCKAAYKSGQESLDLPYSKGQLIKAIVVVMEKSPVQSGPTILLLYAMAAVSCLSKIKPPTDPELESAILHFAVRGVIEVQAGHVHKQVHSYGIHQTHLLEP, encoded by the exons ATGGCTGATCATCCCAAGAGCTGGCACTTCATTGCCTGCTGCAGAAAACCAAAAGAGCAACAGGAACCTGAGCAGCAGGGGGGGGTTGGCATCAGCACTCCACCAGCCCCTCCCAGAGCAAAATGGTATCATctctgcaggaggagggaggctgtCGCTCTCAAGAATGGGAGGGATGCACACAAAGACAGGCAAAGCTCCAGAGGACTTGAAAACCTGTCTGGAG TGAGCGGTATGCACTGCTCCCTCGACTCCTCAGACCAGTCCCAGCTGCAGAACCTAGAACTGGTTGAGGAGGTCATGGTGGACCGCTCAACACAGACGGTCTGGGAAGACCAAAGTGAAACTGAGAGGCAAAGCTCCAGAGCAGATTggaaccagtctggag TGAGCAGTATGCACTGCTCCCTCGTCTCAGACCAATCCCAGCTGGAGGACCATAAACTGGATGAGGAGCTAACCGTGGGCAGCCCAAAAGAGCGGGTCTCCAGATGGGAAAACATGGGCTACATGGACAGCCAAAGCTCCAGAGCAGTTTggaaccagtctggag attCAGTGGTCAGCAGCATGTACTGCTCCCTTTTCTCCTCCAGCTCCTACCACTCTGaggtggaggactggaaagtggatGAGGATCTCATGGAAATCATCCACCGGCAtatggaggacagagaggag AGAGCCAGCAATCAGGATGAGGATGTCCATTTCCTCGCGGTCCTCTGTGCTTGCTGCAAGGCTGCATATAAGAGCGGCCAGGAGAGTCTGGATCTCCCCTACAGCAAAGGACAACTGATAAAAGCAATCGTG GTGGTGATGGAGAAGTCCCCTGTGCAGTCTGGGCCTACCATTCTCCTGCTTTATGCCATGGCTGCCGTCTCCTGCCTCAG CAAAATCAAGCCTCCAACTGACCCAGAGCTAGAGTCTGCGATCCTGCACTTCGCTGTTCGCGGGGTCATAGAGGTGCAAGCAGGACATGTCCACAAACAGGTACATTCTTATGGAATTCATCAAACACACCTCCTGGAGCCATGA